From the Thermococcus sp. genome, the window TGAGGCTCTACGACAGCGCGGTTGTGAGGGGTAAAGTGGCCGGCCCCTACTGGGAAAAGGGCCGGCACGTCTTCTTCGAGCTTGAGGACGAGACCGGTAGAATCCGCGTCGCGGCCTTCGAGCCGACGAAGAAGTTCAGGAACTGGGTCAGGAAACTCCTACCGGGCGATGAAATCATCGCGGCCGGTGGCGTTAAGGAGCACGATGGAATCTTGACGCTCAACCTTGAGAAGTTCTACCCGGTGAAGCTCGCCTCCAGAATTGAATACCGGAAGCCGAAATGTCCAAAGTGTGGGGGAACGATGAAGAGCAAGGGCGACTATTTGAAGTGCAAGCGCTGTGGCTATAGAATGCCGAAGAAGCTTATTCCAGTCGAAGTCCCGCGCGAGTTGGCCAAGAAAATCTACGAGGTTCCTCCAGATGCCAGGAAGCACCTGTCGAGGCCCCTCGTCCTGCCGGGTGGTGAGGAGAGGATTTTGAGACTTTTGTGAGCGAAAGGGTTTAAAATGATAATTGCCATTATCATAATGGTGATTATCATATGAGCTATTTTGTGGGCAGGAGGGAGGAGCTTAAAGCACTAAGAGAAAGAATCTCAAGCGATAATTTTGAGTTAATCGTCATCTACGGTAGGAGGCGTGTTGGAAAGACCCGTCTCGTCCTCGAAGCCGTGAAAGACGTCCCCCACGTTTACTACCTCGCCGTCGAGGGGGATAACCTGAGGCATTTCCGAGAGACTGCCGGGAGAGTTTTTCAGGAGGTGAGATACGCCCGGGAAGACTGGGAGGGCCTTCTCCACGCCCTCAGAGGGAAAGTCATCGTTATTGACGAGTTTCCGAACCTGATAAAGGAAGACCCCACCGTTCTGAGCGTTTTTCAGAGGGCTATTGACACGGACCTTTCGGATTCAAAGACAAAGCTAATTCTTCTTGGCTCTTCAGTGAGCATAATGACTGAGAAGGTTCTCAGCTACAAGAGCCCGCTCTACGGCAGAAGAACGGGCTCAATGAAGCTCAAGCCTTTGAAATTTTTCCATCTAAGGGAGTTTTTCCCCAATGCCGACTGGAAGGAACTCGTAGAGGTCTACGGCATGACCGATGGGATTCCATTCTACATAACTCAGGTTAGGTTGCCCTTCTGGGAATGGCTTGATAGAGAGCTGAAAAACCCCGTAAGCCTTTTCCGCGATGAGGTTGATTTTCTGCTGAAGTATGAGTTCACGGAGACGAGAACATACCGGAGAATCCTTGAGGCGATATCTCTTGGCAAAACGACACCGAAGGAGATAAGGGACTTCATCGGCATGAGACACTCGGACGTAACACCCTACCTCAGAAACTTAATCGAGACCGGGCTCGTCGTGAGGGAGGTTCCGATAACTGAAAAGCCGAACTCAAAGAGGGGTCGCTACTACCTGGCCGACAACTTCCTCGCTTTCTGGTTCCGCTTTATCTACCCGAACCTCTCGGCCATCGAGGAGGGCATCTTTGACGCTGAGGAGGTTAAGAGGGATTACAGCCACTACCTTGGCCCGGTGTTTGAAAAAGTAGCCAAACAGGTTCTGATCGAGCTGAACAAGACTGGAAGGCTACCCTTCCGTTTCACCAAGATCGGGCAGTGGTGGAGGAAGGGCGAGGAGATTGACTTGGTGGCGCTGAATGAGCGCGAAAATAAGGCTCTCTTCGTTGAGGTGAAGTGGAAGGAGTTGAGCGAAAGGGAAGCGAGGGGAGTTTTGAGGGGCTTGGAGAGGAAGGCTGAGTTGGTTGGTCTTGATGGATGGGAGAAGAGCTATGGACTGATTGCTAGGGGAGTGGAGGGCAAGGAGGAGTTGAGAGCAGGGGGCTGGTGGGTTTGGGACTTGGAGGATTTCGAAAGGCTTATCTCTTCTGAAATCCAAATTCAGAGGGAGGCATGACAATGGTGCTCACGCGGAAGAAAACAGGAATAGTAGTGGTGGAAGAAAAAAAGAGATTCAGAACGGTGAAGAGGAAGGAACAGGTAGATGTATACACGGCACCCACAGGACGTAACAGCACGGTTTTCGCCGAAATTGCCCAGATCGCCGCAGGATTGCCTGACCTGCACCCAACACACACGCACTGGGCCAGCGATGGAACCAATTTTATATCAGAAAGAGACACACCCACAGAGGTAGGATACGATTTTCTGATAGGTCTGTTCACTGGGTTGGCAAGAGATGGCGTCGGCGGCGCACACACAAATCACGTAGAGTTCCGCTTCCACAACATACTCAAGGAAATCGGTGAAGAAGTTGAGATACCATCTACACGGCCTACAAACTGAGGGGAAAGATCAGAGACAAGGAGAAAATCAGAAAAGCCGTTGAGAATGCCATTGAGATTTCGGACAAACTTGCGCACAACATATTCGATAACCGAGCAGATCCGTACTGGATCGCTGTTAATCACTACAAAAACTTGTATAATCAACCGCCGCCAGTCCAGCTGACTGGGATATTTGACGGACTTCTCCGAGTACCGCGGGAGAAGGTGCTTGGAACAATAGGAGATCACATAATCGAACTGAAGAAGGTATTCCCAAACGTCGTGAAACCAGAGGAAGTATATGGTGATCTATGGTTCGAGTTCCCCAAGAAGAAAGGGATCGATCCAAAAACGCTGGAGCCGATTGAGGCAAAACCAAAATCCTCTGAGGAGAAGATTTCCACCTTTACCGAGCTTCTTGCCATAGCTAAAGCCCTCAAATACGCGGGATTCTCAAGCGAAGCGATGAAGCGAGCGGAGATGGACTTAATTAACAGGCTCGACCGGCTTCTCGAAAACCCTGAGGAAAACGCCATCGAGATAGCCCATACGGTTAAGCTCCTCAGGCTCGTTCAGAAGAAGGAGACTGAGAAGATAGCAGAGTTCGCTAAGTGAGAGAATGCGGGAAAATTCCTGTTTTAACATTTGAACCCCTGCAAAGGGATTTAAAAAGAGTTTGCAGTGAGGATGCAGTCTATCTAATGACCTCAATCGCGTTAATGCCCTCAAAGTCAGAATCAAAAGTCGCTATCCTCGGAATGCCGTGCTTTATGCAGGTCGCGAGGATCGTTGCATCGCTTGGCAGGAGACCGTACATGGCGGCAACTTCTTTTATTATTTCGGCTCTATCTTCATCGGGGAGGATATCAATCCAGCATCCCCGATGAGACCTAAGACCATGGAAACCGCCGTTTCAATCAGTTTTAAACCATCTGGAGTCTTGACGAATTGCTTTACATCGTAGATGTTAGAAATTCCGTGTTTCTCTTTGGCGAGCTTCCTAAAAGAGACGTAAACTGCCTCGTTGATTGAAATCGGAGAAATAACCAGCTCGTCTTCTGAAGTCAGCATGTCCCTCGCTCTTGGAGTTAAGGATGTCATGAAAAGAAAGTTGTAGATGATGTTGGCGTCAATGTATGTCCTCAAAGCCCTTTAGATAGAGCGTAGGTGTCGAGCTCCTCAACGGAAGCCTTTCCGAGTATTCCCATGTAGCTCTCAACGGGAAGTTTCTTACGTTTTTTCTTTGATTTTAATTCAAGGTAGATTCGAAGGGCTTCAAGCTCAAGCTCTCTTTCAATGGCCCGTTTGGTCTCCTCACTAACCTTTCCGGGCAGTTTCACGCGAAGGTTGCCCCTTCCATACCCCCACCGCTCTTAGTTTGGGGTTCATTGGATATAACCCTATCCCCTCATCACCTTCCACACTAACAGGGGGAAGACGAGCGTTGCATCTGCCCAGATCTCGACGTAATCAGCTTTTGCCCTTATCTTGCCCCAGCTGACGCCTTCGCTCGGAGGGGCACCGCTCAGAGAGCCGTCCCACGGAATTGCCGTTGTTATGTAAATCGCGTAGTCCGTTCCTCCCCTGAAGAGATTTGCGTTGATTATCGCATGCTTAGGCAGGGAACCTCCGAGGATTATCGAGGCTGTTTCCTTGGCGGTAACGGCCAAGTTGTTGAGTTTCACTATATCGTTGGCGATATCAATGATCAGCTCCCTGTCACCACGCTCCTCCTTGAAGAAGTAGAGCATGTCCCCTATCGAGCCGTCGGTTATGGCGGGACAGAAAATCGGGACGTTTCTCTTGTAGGCCCAGTAGATAACGCTCTTCTCCTTCTCATTTCCGAGCTTCTCGTCCATGTATCTACCGAGCTCGTGGATGAACTCGCTGGCAGTGAGAGACTTTCCAGCTTCGCGCTCCATCTCAAGAATTCTTTCGAAGAATGGAATCATGTACTTCTCGAATTCAATGTAGCGGTCGTTGGGCACGAAGATGTTGCCTATCCTGTTTATGCCCTTTTCCCTGAGAAGGACATCGTTCACCTGCCAGTCGCCGAGGACGAAGGGCTTTAATGCCTTTATGAAGTCCTCCTCGATTCCTCCAGCGGTGGTTACGATGACGTCCACCTTGTCTTCTTTCACGAGCCACGCAACCAGCTCCCGCAGGCCAGAAGAGACTATGTTGGAGGTGTATCCGAGGAAAACCCTGACCTCTTCTCCCTCCGCGCGCTTCTCCTCGACCTTGCGCCATATCTCTATCGCCCTTCCGAGGTGCGTCGCCTGAAAGCCTGTCCTCGTGTAATAATCCAAAACCTCCTCAAGGCTCGAAACCTCATCCAACCATGGACCCTCGATTGGAAGGCCCTCAACCTCTTCGCTTTCTTTAAGAACAATGTCTTTTGGCTCATTCATAGGATGACGTGTGGTTGATTGCTTTATAAATAATTGGGGTACGGTTTTGATAATATGACAATTAACTTAGAAATTCTACCAAGTTTTTTGTAAAATTGACAATAAAGAAAAAAAAATCTTAAATAGTATTGTATTCCTAACTTTACTGAAATAACTCTATAGGAGGGATAGATATGATAAGGAAAAAATTAGCCAGTATTCTTATGGTATTAAGTTCCGTGGTATTAGCAACAACAATAGAGCTGCAGGGATAATTATTCCAGGTACGTACCATAACTACTCAGAGGTTACTGCATACGCAACTGACATTGTTGGATGGCACATGGCGTGGGTGACGTCCAAGTGGACATTCGCAACCTCATCCAATGGGCAGTTCCTCCTAGACAGGAACACATTCATCGAAACAACTACTGGAGGCCACTTAGGAGACTATGGAAGCTGGGATTATACTCAGGCAATCCCAAGTTCCAACGAATTGGAGTTCTGGGGAGTATTCACGCTTCATGGGTTGCCAGGAAACGATCTACAGGGAGTTCTGTATAATAGAGTCCGCTTTAACGGGAAGACTCCAGATGGTATGAACTATAAATACGAGGTATATTATGGGGTTAATGGCATAGCTAGCCAAACTGAAACACTTCCTGTGGAATTCGCCATAGAGATTGATGCATGATAGTTCTTGCAAATACAAATAGCATAATTTTTTATTTATTTAGCCTTGTATACCAGTAGGAGGAACAAACAATGACAAAAAAAAGTACATACCGGATAATCGCTATTACTCTTATAAGTTTTGGCCTTTTAGTCAATTTTGGGCCGGTCATGTCGTATTATGCTAACACATATATTCATGTCCCTCACAAAGGCAACATTGTCAATGGTAGCACACTCTCGTTCTATGCATTTGTGGGGTCTTTCTACGACAACAAGAGAAGAGCCACGAAGAGTTTAATCTCGGGTTAATCCTTAACGTTACCAGTTTGGGGGGTGATAGATATAAAATTAAATACACAATCTATAAACTCCTGGGGGAAAAAGGTGGACTCAACCCTGAACTTCTACCCAAGTTCCCGTTTTATTCAACTGGAGGTATCTCAAAGGTCGTTGATGGTCAAAAGACTTTTACCTCTCAGGATGATTTGATTAAACTTCTTTTGCCTTCAAAACCCTCAAATGGATGTTTTTTGAACAACACCCACACATTTCCAAATAAATTCTACGGGTTCCCCAGAGTGTTGTATTGTGGACATAATAGCACCATAGGTGAGTATACCAGGTTTCAAAATGGCGGGATACTCCTGTTACAGGTCCTCACTTCAAATATTACCTCAATACGTCCGCTATTGTCCCTTACAAACGCCCCTGTTAATGAAACGGATGGGGTGATGATGGGTCTTTTTCTTGGTGGTGGCAACACGGTACCCCCTCAGGACTGGGCCGGCTGGTTGAGGTACGGCTTCGGGACATCTTTTCCATTGAATGTAGGTTTTGTAATTCTCGGAATGC encodes:
- a CDS encoding ATP-binding protein, with the translated sequence MSYFVGRREELKALRERISSDNFELIVIYGRRRVGKTRLVLEAVKDVPHVYYLAVEGDNLRHFRETAGRVFQEVRYAREDWEGLLHALRGKVIVIDEFPNLIKEDPTVLSVFQRAIDTDLSDSKTKLILLGSSVSIMTEKVLSYKSPLYGRRTGSMKLKPLKFFHLREFFPNADWKELVEVYGMTDGIPFYITQVRLPFWEWLDRELKNPVSLFRDEVDFLLKYEFTETRTYRRILEAISLGKTTPKEIRDFIGMRHSDVTPYLRNLIETGLVVREVPITEKPNSKRGRYYLADNFLAFWFRFIYPNLSAIEEGIFDAEEVKRDYSHYLGPVFEKVAKQVLIELNKTGRLPFRFTKIGQWWRKGEEIDLVALNERENKALFVEVKWKELSEREARGVLRGLERKAELVGLDGWEKSYGLIARGVEGKEELRAGGWWVWDLEDFERLISSEIQIQREA
- a CDS encoding PIN domain-containing protein; protein product: MYGLLPSDATILATCIKHGIPRIATFDSDFEGINAIEVIR
- a CDS encoding PIN domain-containing protein, with protein sequence MRTYIDANIIYNFLFMTSLTPRARDMLTSEDELVISPISINEAVYVSFRKLAKEKHGISNIYDVKQFVKTPDGLKLIETAVSMVLGLIGDAGLISSPMKIEPK
- a CDS encoding deoxyhypusine synthase: MNEPKDIVLKESEEVEGLPIEGPWLDEVSSLEEVLDYYTRTGFQATHLGRAIEIWRKVEEKRAEGEEVRVFLGYTSNIVSSGLRELVAWLVKEDKVDVIVTTAGGIEEDFIKALKPFVLGDWQVNDVLLREKGINRIGNIFVPNDRYIEFEKYMIPFFERILEMEREAGKSLTASEFIHELGRYMDEKLGNEKEKSVIYWAYKRNVPIFCPAITDGSIGDMLYFFKEERGDRELIIDIANDIVKLNNLAVTAKETASIILGGSLPKHAIINANLFRGGTDYAIYITTAIPWDGSLSGAPPSEGVSWGKIRAKADYVEIWADATLVFPLLVWKVMRG